Proteins from one Thaumasiovibrio subtropicus genomic window:
- the rplT gene encoding 50S ribosomal protein L20: MARVKRGVQARARHKKVLKQAKGYYGARSRVYRVAFQAVTKAGQYAYRDRRQRKRQFRQLWIARINAASRQNGLSYSRFINGLKKASIEIDRKILADIAVFDKATFTVLVEKAKAAL, from the coding sequence ATGGCTCGCGTAAAACGTGGTGTACAAGCTCGTGCACGTCACAAAAAAGTTCTTAAACAAGCTAAAGGTTACTACGGTGCGCGTTCACGCGTGTATCGCGTAGCGTTCCAAGCAGTTACTAAAGCTGGTCAATATGCTTACCGTGACCGTCGTCAACGTAAGCGTCAGTTCCGTCAACTGTGGATTGCACGTATTAACGCTGCATCGCGCCAGAACGGTCTGTCTTACAGCCGTTTCATCAATGGTCTGAAGAAAGCGTCTATCGAAATCGATCGTAAGATCCTTGCAGACATCGCAGTATTCGACAAAGCGACTTTCACAGTACTTGTTGAGAAAGCGAAAGCTGCTCTGTAA
- a CDS encoding polysaccharide deacetylase family protein: protein MLRKTFSRTQRIAFSLASTLVASAAVSGQENAPFYASQESPIATVVTPQFIALGFDDNADYEGMMFVRSILYRYRNPRGDDSHAGQRLSATFFNHCGANDTDPTLLGLWSALVHEGHEVANHSQTHPDDKINWDPLNNWMTYDDWYAEIAQCQNLIEQVYAFGGKPMPNHTGFRAPYLTYSDATFEALIANGLNYDVSLPAGITPEEDGTNNYWPHTLDDGSPSQWLAGGVWKQPINTYPGFWEIPLTSLIVPPDDLMTEFGLQYSLRDKIASRVSYFDPVSGKGDNFDWNLYFTPDWGAAGLNRDDVLAIYKYNLQLRLQGNRSPLVLGLHSNLYGLVNGSETFGTPETTTADRQYVLTEFIEYALSFPEVRFVTHTDMIDWMISPEPIISDWQMQRPYHAGDTVFFSDEVWEANWWSYNEQPTATIHSPWRIAN, encoded by the coding sequence ATGCTTCGTAAGACGTTTTCACGCACACAGAGAATTGCCTTTTCGCTCGCAAGTACACTCGTAGCGAGTGCGGCGGTGAGTGGACAAGAAAATGCACCTTTCTATGCGAGTCAAGAGAGCCCCATAGCAACGGTAGTCACACCACAGTTCATTGCCTTGGGATTTGATGACAATGCAGACTATGAGGGCATGATGTTTGTTCGCTCCATCTTATACCGATATCGAAATCCCAGAGGCGATGATAGCCACGCAGGCCAAAGACTCTCTGCAACCTTTTTTAATCATTGTGGAGCGAATGACACAGACCCTACCCTACTTGGTTTATGGTCAGCACTTGTCCATGAAGGTCACGAGGTCGCTAACCACTCACAAACCCATCCTGATGACAAGATCAATTGGGATCCTCTCAACAACTGGATGACCTACGACGACTGGTACGCAGAAATAGCCCAATGTCAAAATCTCATCGAGCAAGTTTATGCCTTCGGTGGAAAACCGATGCCGAACCATACTGGTTTTAGGGCGCCTTATCTCACCTACAGTGATGCCACGTTTGAAGCGCTGATCGCAAATGGCCTCAACTACGATGTCAGCCTACCCGCAGGCATCACCCCCGAAGAAGATGGAACAAACAACTATTGGCCGCACACCCTTGATGACGGTAGCCCTTCACAATGGTTAGCCGGTGGTGTATGGAAACAACCGATAAATACTTATCCCGGCTTTTGGGAAATTCCACTCACGAGTCTGATTGTGCCACCAGATGACTTGATGACTGAGTTCGGGCTTCAGTATTCACTGCGAGACAAAATTGCGAGTCGCGTTAGCTATTTCGATCCGGTATCAGGGAAAGGCGATAACTTCGATTGGAATCTGTATTTCACGCCAGATTGGGGCGCAGCAGGTTTAAACCGAGATGATGTTTTGGCTATCTATAAATACAACCTACAACTTAGACTACAAGGTAACCGTTCGCCGTTAGTACTAGGGCTCCACTCAAATTTATACGGCTTAGTGAATGGCAGTGAAACCTTTGGTACACCAGAGACAACAACGGCGGATCGACAATATGTACTCACCGAGTTTATCGAGTATGCACTCTCCTTCCCTGAGGTACGGTTTGTCACTCATACTGACATGATTGACTGGATGATATCGCCAGAGCCTATCATTTCAGATTGGCAAATGCAGCGACCATATCACGCAGGTGATACTGTATTTTTTAGCGATGAAGTCTGGGAAGCAAACTGGTGGAGTTATAACGAACAACCGACTGCGACAATTCATAGCCCTTGGCGTATCGCAAACTAA
- the pheS gene encoding phenylalanine--tRNA ligase subunit alpha: protein MLQLDEILANATTAIEQAESLVTLDEVRVQYLGKKGELTLQLQGLGKLPPEERRSAGQEINKAKGAVQQAIAARKDALQRAELEAKLAAETIDVTLPGRRIENGGLHPVTRTVERIEQFFGELGFNTESGPEIEDAFHNFDALNIAEDHPARTDHDTFFFNPDLMLRTHTSGVQIRTMENGKPPFRFIAPGRVYRNDYDQTHTPMFHQVEGMLVDENVNFAQLKGILHDFLCNFFEEEVEVRFRPSYFPFTEPSAEVDVKGKNGKWLEVLGCGMVHPNVLRSVGIDPEKYSGFAFGMGVERLTMLRYGVNDLRAFFENDLRFLKQFK from the coding sequence ATGCTACAACTAGACGAGATCTTAGCCAACGCAACGACTGCTATTGAGCAGGCAGAGTCGCTGGTCACTCTGGACGAAGTCCGAGTCCAGTACCTGGGGAAAAAAGGTGAACTAACGCTTCAACTTCAAGGTTTAGGTAAATTGCCACCTGAAGAACGTCGCTCTGCTGGTCAAGAGATCAACAAAGCGAAAGGTGCGGTTCAACAAGCTATCGCAGCGCGCAAAGACGCATTACAACGTGCGGAACTTGAAGCGAAATTAGCAGCAGAAACCATCGACGTTACCCTACCGGGTCGTCGTATCGAGAACGGTGGTTTACACCCTGTGACTCGTACTGTTGAGCGTATTGAACAGTTCTTTGGTGAGCTTGGCTTTAACACGGAGTCTGGTCCTGAGATTGAAGATGCATTCCACAACTTTGATGCACTAAATATCGCAGAAGATCACCCAGCGCGTACTGACCACGACACGTTCTTCTTTAACCCAGATCTCATGCTTCGTACTCATACATCTGGTGTTCAGATCCGTACCATGGAAAATGGCAAACCACCATTCCGCTTCATTGCACCGGGCCGTGTTTACCGTAACGACTACGACCAAACGCACACGCCAATGTTCCACCAAGTTGAAGGCATGCTAGTAGACGAAAACGTCAACTTCGCGCAGCTAAAAGGCATCCTGCACGACTTCCTATGTAACTTCTTTGAAGAAGAAGTGGAAGTGCGTTTCCGTCCTTCTTACTTCCCATTCACAGAGCCTTCAGCAGAAGTCGACGTGAAAGGTAAGAATGGCAAATGGCTTGAAGTACTGGGCTGTGGCATGGTTCACCCGAATGTACTTCGCAGCGTAGGCATTGACCCTGAGAAATACTCTGGCTTCGCATTTGGTATGGGCGTTGAGCGTCTGACTATGCTTCGTTACGGCGTAAACGATCTTCGTGCGTTCTTCGAGAACGATCTTCGTTTCCTAAAACAGTTCAAGTAA